One region of Vibrio cidicii genomic DNA includes:
- a CDS encoding ATP-binding protein — protein sequence MAIQRLTADQLYSVAELEQLPCKSTKELTPIDEIVGQERAQKAVEFAMSIKEKGYNIYAIGQNGLGKRTMILRYLNRHPHDASALYDWCYVANFEDIRTPKVLKLPQGVGVRFRNDIEKLMTKLVNAMPLAFDNEMYFSRADKLKNQLAQKQEAELERISKDAKEKGISLTITTQGDYQFVAMNGEELHTEETFDALSRKEQESFGASIDELEISLRSMVRQLTEWEEAYTEKIKKLNDDVTRDVITHFIKQLKLDYSQYPEIKTYLTELQKDIIENADIFLEESGEQGEIASAALDKKLPRRYKVNVLVSRKTDEFPIVVEETPNYHTLFGSIETATFKGTVFTDFSLIRAGSLHKANGGVLLMDAQKVLEQPYVWDGLKRALRSRQLSFTSLEKEVTLTGAVSLDPEPIPLDIKIILFGDYRTYQLLQHYDPEFSELFRVTADFEDEMKRTAESELQYARFISSVVHDNNMLHCDKKAIARIIEHSSRIVADQGKLSLHSAHIANLLRESNYVAKQSNSNMIRIGHVEEALSNQEMRVSRLKDMVMEGFINGTTLIRTEGKAVGQVNALSVISTGDHAFGAPNRITATTCYGDGEVIDIERSVDLGGSIHSKGVMILSAYLSSVFGRNARVPLTTTITFEQSYGGVDGDSASMAELCAVASAFSKQPNRQDIAITGSMNQFGESQPIGGVNEKIEGFFDVCVIKGRHPQQGVIIPRSNVHNLMLRPDIVRAVEKGEFHIWAIEHVTEAIEIFTGKRAGEPTDDGSYPIDTIFGIAQAKLNALRK from the coding sequence ATGGCGATTCAAAGACTTACCGCAGACCAACTTTACTCTGTGGCTGAATTAGAACAACTGCCATGTAAGTCAACCAAAGAGTTGACGCCGATCGATGAGATTGTCGGACAAGAACGCGCGCAAAAAGCGGTCGAGTTTGCTATGTCGATCAAGGAGAAAGGCTACAACATTTACGCCATCGGCCAGAACGGTTTGGGGAAACGCACCATGATTCTGCGCTACCTCAATCGTCATCCTCACGATGCCAGCGCGCTGTACGACTGGTGCTATGTGGCGAATTTTGAAGATATCCGCACGCCGAAAGTGCTTAAACTTCCTCAAGGTGTCGGGGTACGTTTCCGTAACGATATCGAGAAGCTGATGACCAAGCTGGTCAATGCGATGCCGTTGGCGTTTGACAATGAAATGTATTTCAGCCGCGCCGACAAACTGAAAAATCAGTTGGCGCAAAAGCAAGAAGCGGAGCTGGAACGCATCTCCAAAGATGCGAAAGAGAAAGGCATCAGCCTTACGATTACCACGCAGGGCGATTATCAGTTTGTCGCGATGAATGGCGAAGAGCTGCATACCGAAGAAACTTTTGATGCGCTGAGTCGTAAAGAGCAAGAGAGCTTTGGCGCTAGCATTGATGAACTGGAAATCAGTTTACGTTCCATGGTGCGTCAGCTCACCGAGTGGGAAGAAGCCTACACCGAAAAGATCAAAAAGCTCAATGATGATGTAACGCGGGATGTGATCACCCACTTTATCAAGCAGCTCAAACTCGACTATTCACAGTATCCGGAGATCAAAACCTATCTCACCGAGTTGCAAAAAGACATTATCGAGAATGCCGACATCTTTTTGGAAGAGAGCGGTGAGCAAGGGGAAATCGCCTCGGCGGCGCTGGATAAAAAGTTGCCACGTCGTTACAAAGTGAATGTGCTGGTCAGCCGCAAAACCGACGAGTTTCCGATAGTAGTGGAAGAGACACCTAACTATCACACTCTGTTTGGCTCGATTGAAACCGCGACTTTTAAAGGCACGGTGTTTACCGATTTTTCGCTGATTCGCGCAGGCAGTTTGCACAAAGCTAACGGCGGCGTGCTGTTGATGGACGCACAAAAAGTGCTCGAACAGCCTTACGTTTGGGATGGTCTAAAACGAGCGCTGCGCTCACGCCAACTCAGTTTTACGTCACTGGAAAAAGAGGTCACGCTGACTGGCGCGGTATCGCTCGATCCAGAGCCTATTCCACTGGATATTAAGATCATCTTGTTTGGTGACTATCGCACTTACCAACTGCTGCAACATTACGATCCTGAGTTTAGCGAACTGTTTCGTGTCACCGCCGACTTCGAAGACGAGATGAAACGCACCGCGGAATCTGAGCTTCAGTACGCGCGTTTTATCTCTAGCGTGGTGCATGACAACAACATGCTGCATTGCGATAAAAAAGCCATTGCGCGCATCATCGAGCACAGTTCGCGTATCGTCGCTGATCAGGGCAAGCTTTCCCTGCATTCGGCGCACATCGCCAATTTGCTACGTGAGTCGAACTACGTGGCGAAGCAGTCCAATTCCAACATGATCCGCATCGGTCATGTGGAGGAGGCGCTGAGCAATCAAGAGATGCGAGTGAGCCGCTTAAAAGACATGGTGATGGAAGGCTTTATCAACGGCACCACCTTGATCCGTACCGAGGGGAAAGCGGTCGGTCAGGTCAACGCGTTGTCTGTGATCAGCACCGGTGATCATGCATTTGGCGCACCCAACCGCATTACGGCCACCACGTGTTACGGTGATGGCGAAGTGATTGACATTGAGCGCAGTGTCGATCTTGGCGGCAGTATTCACTCTAAAGGGGTGATGATCCTCTCTGCCTATCTGTCGTCGGTGTTCGGTCGCAATGCGCGTGTGCCGTTAACCACCACGATCACCTTTGAACAATCATATGGTGGTGTGGATGGTGACAGTGCCAGTATGGCGGAGTTGTGCGCGGTGGCATCGGCCTTTTCTAAACAGCCAAACCGTCAGGATATTGCGATCACCGGCTCCATGAACCAGTTTGGTGAATCACAGCCGATTGGCGGCGTGAACGAGAAGATCGAAGGTTTCTTTGATGTGTGTGTGATCAAAGGACGTCATCCGCAGCAAGGCGTGATCATCCCGCGCTCTAACGTGCACAATTTGATGCTGCGCCCGGACATTGTCCGCGCAGTAGAAAAAGGGGAGTTTCACATTTGGGCGATTGAGCACGTCACCGAAGCGATTGAAATCTTCACTGGCAAACGGGCTGGTGAGCCGACTGACGACGGCAGCTACCCGATCGATACCATCTTTGGTATCGCCCAAGCGAAGCTTAACGCATTGCGCAAATAA
- a CDS encoding flagellar brake protein: protein MARIQGRSPSVQQSNQTHNVSTLNSTDALAMIEHGSEMTLNVTTPVGIKFLTTSKFIGSHSNNAILIEVPQISDEDLRFYFQAGFWINIKALSHRGEGAIIQFRSQISYRLGDPFPLLVLSVPSTMQVSQLRKEIRYEVNLSAKAYLGEVGVDCEIRDLSRGGCRFITTPMSRTFQVGEEVSLDIVLGKNGGVTLAPLKGKVCNLQRSTHYARYGVEFDDYGKVNAKSLLSHLTFDGTKLKLRS from the coding sequence ATGGCGAGAATTCAAGGACGTAGTCCGTCGGTACAACAGAGCAATCAAACGCACAACGTATCCACTTTAAACAGTACGGACGCACTGGCGATGATTGAGCATGGCAGTGAAATGACGCTGAACGTCACGACACCTGTCGGCATCAAGTTTTTAACCACAAGTAAGTTCATTGGTTCGCATTCTAACAATGCGATCTTAATCGAGGTACCACAGATCTCGGATGAAGATCTGCGCTTTTATTTTCAAGCAGGTTTTTGGATCAATATCAAAGCGCTGTCGCATCGCGGTGAAGGGGCGATCATTCAGTTTCGTAGCCAAATTTCCTACCGTTTGGGCGATCCGTTCCCGCTGCTGGTACTGAGTGTGCCGAGCACCATGCAAGTGTCGCAGCTGCGCAAAGAGATCCGCTACGAAGTAAACCTTAGCGCGAAAGCCTATTTGGGCGAGGTTGGCGTGGATTGCGAAATACGCGATCTCTCCCGTGGTGGCTGCCGATTTATTACTACGCCGATGAGCCGCACTTTCCAAGTGGGCGAAGAAGTGTCGCTCGATATTGTCTTAGGCAAAAATGGCGGCGTGACGCTCGCCCCGCTTAAAGGCAAAGTGTGCAATTTGCAACGCTCGACCCACTACGCACGCTACGGAGTGGAATTTGATGACTACGGCAAAGTCAACGCCAAGAGCCTGCTCAGCCACCTCACTTTCGATGGTACCAAACTGAAGCTAAGAAGCTAG
- a CDS encoding GNAT family N-acetyltransferase, whose protein sequence is MNNVTHDEKSQRYSVHLEGEYYATLAYQLVDGVMHITSTKVPEALQGKGYGKVLMEAVLPEIEQAGYKVVPICSYVKHYLQRNPRWQSLAA, encoded by the coding sequence GTGAATAACGTCACTCATGATGAGAAAAGTCAACGTTACAGCGTGCATTTGGAAGGAGAGTACTATGCCACGCTCGCTTATCAACTGGTCGACGGGGTGATGCACATTACCTCAACTAAGGTACCAGAGGCCCTGCAAGGGAAGGGATACGGTAAAGTATTGATGGAAGCGGTACTGCCTGAAATTGAACAAGCTGGCTACAAAGTGGTGCCTATTTGCAGCTATGTGAAGCATTATTTGCAGCGCAATCCGCGCTGGCAGAGCTTGGCCGCCTGA
- a CDS encoding GNAT family N-acetyltransferase translates to MEIIVRPTCVDDAQALVELYSQPKAQRETLQLPKPSVAMWKERLSNIPAGVYSYVAVVDGKVVGNIGFHHSQRPRTAHTASFGIGVHDDYHGLGIGSRLIETVTELADNWLNVHRIQIEVNSDNERAIALYKKHGFVIEGEAVDASFRDGQFINTYIMGRIRQRAS, encoded by the coding sequence ATGGAAATTATCGTTCGTCCGACGTGCGTTGATGACGCGCAAGCACTGGTGGAACTCTATTCACAACCGAAAGCGCAACGTGAAACCCTGCAACTCCCAAAGCCGTCAGTAGCAATGTGGAAAGAGCGCTTATCGAATATTCCCGCCGGAGTGTATAGCTATGTTGCGGTTGTCGATGGCAAAGTGGTCGGCAATATCGGCTTTCACCATTCTCAACGCCCGCGCACCGCGCACACAGCCTCATTTGGCATTGGCGTGCATGACGATTACCACGGTTTGGGGATTGGCAGCAGGTTGATCGAAACGGTGACTGAGCTGGCAGACAACTGGCTTAACGTTCACCGTATTCAGATTGAAGTCAACAGCGATAACGAAAGAGCCATCGCCCTGTATAAGAAACATGGATTTGTGATTGAGGGAGAAGCGGTGGATGCGTCATTTCGCGATGGCCAGTTCATCAATACTTACATCATGGGGCGCATTCGCCAGCGTGCTAGTTAA
- the fdhD gene encoding formate dehydrogenase accessory sulfurtransferase FdhD — protein MTCTITPLTQLSEANFAAQKPDCYQYVEMNTGRTQGSKALASETALSISFNGISYAVMMVTPGNIEDFVTGFSLSSGVVQSAREIHDVQLSVGQDSLHAAVEIANRAFWALKSQRRQLAGTSGCGICGVEALEQALPSLEALPEVAPPKPALFAGLRERIQQAQVLAQHSGALHAALYVTDVGELALCREDIGRHNALDKLIGAMVRANVNPEQGFVVMTSRCSLELIHKAVRARIATLVTLSAPTSLTVQWARRHHLNLVHLPKSSAPRLYSPAPIQDNQTRKQHCYLNDQ, from the coding sequence ATGACCTGTACCATCACACCTCTGACACAACTGAGTGAAGCCAACTTCGCTGCACAAAAACCAGATTGTTATCAATATGTAGAGATGAATACTGGGCGCACTCAAGGCAGTAAAGCACTGGCGAGTGAAACGGCGCTCTCCATCAGTTTTAATGGCATCAGCTACGCGGTGATGATGGTGACACCGGGCAACATCGAAGATTTCGTTACCGGGTTTAGCCTCAGCAGCGGCGTGGTGCAGTCAGCTCGTGAAATTCACGATGTACAGTTAAGCGTTGGCCAAGATTCACTGCATGCGGCGGTTGAGATCGCCAATCGCGCATTTTGGGCGTTGAAAAGCCAGCGTCGCCAGTTAGCCGGAACCAGCGGCTGTGGCATTTGTGGGGTTGAGGCGCTTGAGCAAGCTTTGCCATCGCTGGAGGCGCTACCAGAGGTTGCGCCGCCTAAGCCAGCTTTGTTTGCTGGGCTACGTGAGCGCATTCAGCAAGCGCAAGTGTTGGCTCAACACAGCGGCGCATTGCACGCGGCGCTGTATGTCACTGACGTCGGTGAACTGGCACTGTGCCGTGAAGATATTGGTCGTCACAATGCCTTGGATAAACTGATAGGCGCGATGGTGCGAGCGAACGTCAATCCAGAACAAGGATTTGTGGTAATGACCAGCCGCTGCAGTTTGGAGCTGATCCACAAAGCGGTGCGCGCCAGAATCGCCACCTTAGTGACGCTCTCGGCACCGACTTCACTGACGGTGCAATGGGCTCGTCGCCATCATTTGAACCTTGTCCATTTGCCCAAAAGCAGCGCACCAAGGCTCTACAGCCCGGCGCCAATTCAAGACAATCAGACGCGAAAGCAACATTGTTATCTTAACGATCAATAA
- a CDS encoding LysR family transcriptional regulator produces MDIKQLKYLIALDETQHFGQAAAMCHITQPTLSMRIRNLEEELQLTLINRGQRFEGFTDAGERILAWARSVLAAHDGLQAEAANCRGQLVGNLRFGMVPLASLDPMTLLKPLTQHYPDLRYQLFSMTSEQVVDALNRNQLDLGLCYLDQLDTRQFEVFELQPTRMGLLHDSRYFSFDQSEMAWESLDKIPLGLLTQGMHYRRSIDLSFHSHAIEPHIQLESDSTFQLLQAVNAGLCCTIMPLNGGMEAMNDHLQMLPISKAKVHSRIGLLIRSSEPRSVLAERCFAKAKTIFAADSLTTA; encoded by the coding sequence ATGGATATTAAGCAATTGAAATACCTCATTGCTCTCGACGAAACCCAGCATTTTGGGCAAGCCGCAGCGATGTGCCACATTACTCAGCCAACTCTTTCGATGCGCATTCGCAATTTAGAAGAGGAGTTGCAGCTCACTTTGATTAACCGTGGTCAGCGCTTCGAAGGATTTACTGATGCAGGCGAGCGCATTCTCGCTTGGGCGCGCAGTGTGCTCGCCGCGCACGATGGTTTGCAAGCAGAAGCGGCCAACTGCCGCGGGCAGCTGGTTGGGAATCTGCGTTTTGGCATGGTACCTCTAGCCAGCCTTGATCCTATGACGTTGCTCAAGCCACTCACCCAACACTACCCAGATCTGCGCTATCAGCTCTTTTCAATGACCTCAGAACAAGTAGTTGACGCGTTAAACCGCAACCAGCTTGATCTCGGTCTTTGCTATCTCGATCAACTCGATACGCGCCAATTTGAGGTGTTTGAACTTCAACCTACCCGTATGGGGCTACTGCACGATAGCCGCTATTTTTCCTTCGACCAGAGCGAAATGGCTTGGGAGAGTCTCGATAAGATCCCGCTTGGCTTGCTTACTCAGGGGATGCATTACCGACGCTCGATTGACCTTAGTTTTCACAGTCACGCTATTGAACCGCACATTCAGTTAGAGAGTGACTCGACATTTCAGTTGCTGCAAGCGGTTAACGCTGGGTTATGTTGCACCATTATGCCACTTAATGGTGGCATGGAAGCTATGAACGATCATCTGCAGATGCTCCCGATCTCCAAAGCCAAAGTACACTCGCGGATTGGCCTACTGATTCGTAGCAGTGAACCGCGTTCGGTACTGGCTGAGCGATGCTTTGCCAAAGCAAAGACGATATTTGCCGCTGACTCGCTCACCACGGCATAA
- a CDS encoding FdhF/YdeP family oxidoreductase, whose translation MKQKEQIEQYSGPAGGWGALKAVTKSWLGSDNAFRNLRAMLKTNQNGGFDCPGCAWGESPENGMVNFCENGAKAVNWEATSRLVDPEFFAQHSVSELAKQTDYWLEYQGRLSHPMRYDASSDHYVAISWQEAFDLVAKHLNALQSPDEAEFYTSGRASNEAAYLYQLFVRAFGTNNFPDCSNMCHEASAIGLFETIGVGKGTVVFKDLEHADAIFIVGQNPGTNHPRMLEPLRAAVKRGAQVVCLNPLKERGLERFQNPQLPIEMLRNGSKPTSSAYYHPALGGDMAVFRGMAKFLLQWEREAYAQGGEPVFDHEFIRQHTNGLDAYLAAVEQTSWQQIVEQSGLQLDEIESLAHIYRHADRVIMCWAMGLTQHRHSVVTIQEVVNLQLLRGNVGKPGAGLSPVRGHSNVQGDRTMGINEKPPAFLLDALEKRFQFKVPRSHGHNAVQAIQAMEEKRAKVFIGLGGNFAQATPDTPRTHQAMRNCELTVHIATKLNRSHLVTGRDALILPCLGRTEIDVQAHGPQGVTVEDTFSMVHLSYGQLKPRSPHLRSEPAILAGIAKATLGNFPIDWDWAIADYSRIRDLIEQTIPGFKDFNQRVQHPGGFYLGNAAARREWNTASSKAQFSPSALPAQLVNEHVTSRGDKPDLILQTLRSHDQYNTTLYGLNDRYRGVFGRRDVVFVNQEEIRRLGYQAGDKVDLVSLWEDGVERRVSGFELVAYDMPAGQAAAYYPETNPLVPLESYGERTFTPTSKFIAIKLEKAQPSEVIATTAV comes from the coding sequence ATGAAGCAAAAAGAACAGATTGAACAATATTCTGGCCCTGCCGGTGGCTGGGGAGCGCTCAAAGCGGTCACGAAAAGCTGGTTAGGCAGCGACAATGCCTTTCGAAACTTACGCGCGATGCTCAAGACTAACCAAAATGGCGGCTTTGACTGCCCGGGATGCGCTTGGGGAGAATCACCAGAAAACGGCATGGTCAATTTTTGCGAAAACGGCGCCAAAGCCGTCAACTGGGAAGCCACCAGCCGCTTAGTCGATCCGGAGTTTTTTGCCCAGCACAGTGTCAGTGAGTTGGCAAAGCAAACTGACTACTGGTTGGAATACCAAGGTCGTTTGAGCCATCCGATGCGCTACGATGCGAGCAGCGATCACTATGTCGCTATCTCTTGGCAAGAGGCATTTGATTTAGTCGCCAAGCATCTCAACGCGCTGCAATCGCCTGATGAAGCAGAATTTTACACCTCGGGACGAGCCAGCAACGAGGCGGCCTATCTCTATCAGCTGTTTGTGCGTGCCTTTGGCACCAATAATTTTCCCGACTGTTCCAATATGTGCCACGAAGCCAGCGCGATAGGGTTGTTTGAAACCATCGGGGTGGGTAAAGGCACTGTGGTGTTTAAAGATTTAGAACACGCTGATGCGATTTTTATTGTCGGGCAAAACCCCGGTACTAACCATCCGCGGATGTTAGAACCGCTGCGCGCGGCGGTAAAACGCGGCGCACAGGTTGTTTGTCTCAACCCACTCAAAGAGCGTGGTTTGGAGCGTTTTCAAAACCCACAATTGCCGATTGAAATGCTACGCAACGGCTCAAAACCGACCAGCAGTGCTTACTATCATCCGGCTCTGGGCGGCGATATGGCGGTGTTTCGCGGCATGGCAAAGTTTCTATTGCAATGGGAACGTGAAGCGTATGCGCAGGGCGGGGAACCTGTGTTTGACCACGAGTTTATTCGTCAGCATACCAACGGGTTAGACGCCTATTTAGCGGCTGTTGAGCAAACATCATGGCAGCAAATTGTTGAGCAATCAGGTTTGCAACTCGATGAGATTGAGTCGCTAGCGCACATCTATCGTCACGCCGATCGCGTTATCATGTGCTGGGCGATGGGGCTGACGCAGCATCGCCACTCGGTAGTGACCATTCAGGAAGTGGTGAATCTGCAATTGCTGCGCGGCAACGTGGGCAAACCGGGCGCGGGCTTATCGCCAGTGCGTGGTCACAGTAATGTGCAGGGCGATCGCACCATGGGTATCAATGAGAAACCGCCTGCGTTTTTGCTTGATGCACTGGAGAAACGTTTTCAGTTCAAGGTGCCTCGCTCACATGGCCACAACGCCGTGCAGGCGATTCAGGCGATGGAAGAAAAACGCGCCAAAGTCTTTATCGGTCTTGGTGGCAATTTCGCCCAAGCAACACCGGATACGCCTCGCACTCACCAAGCCATGCGCAACTGTGAGCTTACGGTACACATCGCCACTAAACTCAACCGCTCTCATTTGGTGACCGGGCGTGATGCCTTGATCTTGCCGTGCTTGGGTCGCACTGAAATCGACGTGCAAGCCCATGGTCCGCAAGGTGTGACGGTGGAAGATACCTTTAGTATGGTGCACCTCTCGTATGGTCAGCTGAAACCGCGCTCGCCACATTTGCGCTCTGAACCCGCCATTTTGGCCGGGATTGCTAAAGCGACGCTGGGCAACTTCCCGATTGACTGGGATTGGGCCATTGCTGATTACAGCCGCATTCGTGATTTGATTGAACAGACCATTCCCGGTTTTAAAGATTTTAACCAACGCGTGCAGCACCCCGGTGGTTTCTATCTGGGCAATGCGGCGGCGCGGCGTGAGTGGAATACCGCCAGTAGCAAAGCGCAGTTTTCTCCTTCGGCTTTGCCAGCACAACTGGTGAATGAGCATGTCACGTCTCGTGGTGATAAGCCGGATCTGATTTTGCAAACGCTGCGCTCGCACGATCAATACAACACCACGCTGTATGGTCTGAACGACCGTTATCGTGGCGTGTTTGGCCGACGTGATGTGGTGTTTGTCAACCAAGAGGAAATTCGCCGGTTGGGTTATCAAGCGGGTGACAAAGTCGACTTGGTGAGCTTGTGGGAAGATGGCGTGGAACGCCGTGTGAGCGGCTTTGAGCTGGTGGCGTATGATATGCCTGCGGGGCAAGCTGCGGCCTATTACCCTGAAACCAACCCTCTGGTTCCACTGGAGAGTTACGGTGAACGCACATTTACCCCGACCTCCAAGTTTATTGCGATTAAACTTGAAAAAGCGCAGCCAAGTGAGGTGATTGCGACCACCGCAGTGTAA
- a CDS encoding energy-coupling factor transporter transmembrane component T: MKETKMKFGINYIDTQSPLHQLNGITKFALFIAWITVVLTTFDLRMIGLLIIAGLGLLKLTRVPFRVYKPLLLGTASVLLLNALFMFALAPQQGSEYIGTAHVLLSLPGDYSLTQETLFYLVTVTLKYFSMFPIALVFVFTTHPTEFAASLNRLGVPYKIAYAVSLTLRYLPEVKKDFVNIMHAQQARGVELSKKAPLFTRLKNVAKILGPLIFSSLERADQISNAMTLRGFGRHNSRTWYSLKPLKQVDYLCLTAIVVIVAAAIGKRLLDTALFWYPWS; encoded by the coding sequence ATGAAAGAGACTAAAATGAAGTTTGGTATCAACTACATTGATACCCAATCGCCTTTGCACCAACTGAACGGCATCACAAAATTCGCCCTCTTCATCGCGTGGATCACGGTAGTACTCACTACCTTTGACTTACGGATGATTGGCTTGTTGATCATCGCGGGTCTTGGGCTGCTCAAACTCACCCGAGTGCCATTTCGCGTTTATAAACCGTTACTGCTCGGTACTGCGAGCGTACTTCTGCTCAACGCGCTGTTTATGTTTGCCTTAGCCCCGCAGCAAGGTAGCGAATACATCGGCACTGCGCATGTGCTGCTCTCGCTGCCCGGTGACTACTCGCTCACCCAAGAGACGCTGTTTTACTTAGTCACCGTGACATTGAAATATTTCAGCATGTTCCCGATTGCGTTGGTGTTTGTCTTCACAACCCATCCGACGGAGTTTGCCGCGAGCCTTAACCGCCTCGGTGTGCCGTACAAAATCGCCTACGCGGTCAGTTTAACGTTGCGTTATCTACCGGAAGTGAAAAAAGATTTCGTCAATATCATGCACGCCCAGCAAGCTCGCGGAGTCGAACTCAGCAAGAAAGCACCGCTGTTCACGCGTTTGAAAAACGTCGCCAAAATTCTTGGTCCGCTCATTTTTTCCAGCTTGGAACGCGCGGATCAAATTTCCAACGCGATGACACTACGCGGCTTTGGTCGCCATAATTCGCGTACTTGGTACAGTTTGAAACCGCTCAAACAAGTGGATTATCTTTGTCTCACCGCGATTGTCGTGATCGTCGCGGCAGCGATTGGTAAGCGCTTACTCGACACGGCTCTATTCTGGTATCCGTGGTCGTAA
- a CDS encoding ABC transporter ATP-binding protein gives MTIEFSNFSFRYESLDKPTLKNINLRIEKGEKIVIIGPSGSGKSTLGQCLNGLIPHAVKGEISGNLCINGQDTGVFEMHQFTEQVGTVLQDTDSQFVGLSIGEDIAFALENQLTSNIEMYPLVKATARMVDLEMMLERSPHDLSGGQKQRVSLAGILVDHVDILLFDEPLAALDPKTGKKTIEIIDDLHTQSGKTVVIIEHRLEDVLHRPVDRIILMDNGEIIADTTPDKLLASSLLAQYGIREPLYLSALKAAGCQLTEHHHPSKLSHIPVEPFVEPLRAWFDAAKPASERSLSAPLLQVRDLTYSYDGEKNALENVSFDIQRGEFVSVLGKNGSGKSTITKLLMGVLTPDAGSMHLHGDDLSQLSIFERSQRIGVVMQNPNHMISHHMIFDEVAFGLRNRGLDETQIESKVLDVLALCGLSKYRHWPIEALSYGQKKRVTIASILALEPQLLILDEPTAGQDYRNYTAMLRFIEKLNRELGITVMIISHDLHLVLEYTTRSLVIADSKLIADAPMTHVLSSPALLDSANLTVTSLYPLAEKFAIADRDGLMRHFITSEKVHREKVHESETSSNKRCHEKQA, from the coding sequence ATGACCATCGAATTTTCTAACTTCTCTTTTCGATATGAGTCGCTGGATAAACCGACGCTAAAAAATATCAATCTAAGGATAGAGAAAGGAGAGAAAATCGTCATCATTGGCCCAAGCGGTAGCGGCAAATCGACGCTTGGCCAATGCCTCAATGGGCTTATACCACATGCGGTTAAAGGAGAAATCTCTGGCAACCTATGCATTAATGGGCAAGATACTGGCGTTTTTGAGATGCACCAGTTCACCGAGCAAGTGGGCACGGTATTGCAAGATACCGACAGCCAGTTTGTCGGGTTGAGCATTGGTGAAGATATTGCGTTCGCGCTGGAAAACCAACTGACTAGCAATATTGAGATGTACCCGCTGGTCAAAGCCACTGCGCGTATGGTCGATCTGGAGATGATGCTGGAGCGCTCGCCGCACGATCTCTCCGGTGGGCAAAAGCAGCGTGTCTCACTGGCGGGCATTTTAGTCGACCATGTCGATATTTTGCTGTTTGATGAACCGCTAGCCGCACTTGACCCGAAAACGGGCAAGAAGACCATTGAAATCATTGATGATCTGCACACACAAAGTGGCAAAACCGTGGTGATTATTGAACACCGTCTGGAAGATGTGCTGCATCGGCCAGTGGATCGCATCATCTTGATGGATAACGGCGAGATAATTGCCGACACCACACCTGACAAGCTACTTGCTTCTTCTTTGCTGGCGCAGTACGGAATTCGTGAGCCGCTCTACCTTTCAGCCTTAAAAGCGGCGGGCTGCCAGCTTACTGAACATCATCATCCATCGAAGCTGTCGCATATCCCTGTCGAACCGTTTGTCGAGCCGCTTCGCGCTTGGTTTGATGCCGCCAAGCCTGCCTCTGAGCGTTCACTATCCGCGCCTCTTTTGCAAGTTCGTGATTTGACCTATTCCTATGATGGTGAGAAAAATGCGCTTGAGAACGTCAGTTTTGATATTCAACGTGGCGAGTTTGTCTCCGTGCTGGGTAAAAACGGCTCAGGAAAATCCACCATCACCAAACTGCTGATGGGGGTACTGACGCCAGATGCAGGTTCAATGCACTTACATGGCGACGATCTCAGTCAATTGTCGATTTTTGAGCGCAGCCAAAGAATCGGCGTTGTGATGCAAAACCCCAATCATATGATCTCCCATCACATGATTTTCGATGAAGTCGCTTTTGGCCTGCGTAATCGTGGCCTCGACGAAACTCAGATCGAGAGCAAAGTGCTTGACGTTCTGGCCCTCTGTGGGCTGAGTAAGTATCGGCACTGGCCGATTGAAGCGTTGAGCTACGGACAGAAAAAACGCGTGACCATCGCCTCGATTCTCGCTTTAGAGCCGCAACTGTTGATCCTTGATGAACCGACCGCGGGTCAAGATTATCGCAATTACACCGCGATGTTGCGTTTTATCGAAAAACTCAACCGCGAGCTTGGCATCACGGTGATGATCATCTCGCACGATCTGCACCTAGTGCTTGAATACACTACACGTTCGCTGGTCATTGCCGACAGCAAATTGATTGCCGATGCACCGATGACCCATGTTTTGAGTTCGCCCGCTTTGCTCGATAGCGCCAACCTCACGGTCACCAGCTTGTACCCATTGGCGGAAAAGTTTGCCATTGCCGACCGTGATGGGTTGATGCGCCACTTTATCACCAGCGAGAAAGTCCATCGCGAGAAAGTCCACGAAAGTGAAACCTCGTCAAACAAGCGCTGTCACGAGAAGCAGGCATGA